One Brevibacillus choshinensis genomic window carries:
- a CDS encoding DUF4446 family protein, translating into MEPFLSQIPNAGILLLVVIALNLILLIVCIRQSVRVSRLRKSINRLMTGVGGANLEEGMHRLLDQVDEVKKVHSDQQFMINRLSQRMASQFGNVAVIRYNAFGDVGSDLSFSMAILDDAQNGVVITSIFGREESRVYAKPLEGGSSLYSLSEEEQAVIKKAMNPPVGA; encoded by the coding sequence ATGGAACCATTCCTATCACAAATCCCGAATGCAGGGATCCTGCTCCTGGTCGTCATCGCACTCAACCTCATCCTGCTGATAGTCTGCATCAGGCAATCCGTACGGGTGAGCAGGCTGCGCAAATCAATCAACAGGCTTATGACGGGGGTAGGCGGAGCGAATCTGGAGGAAGGGATGCATCGGCTGCTGGATCAAGTAGACGAAGTGAAAAAGGTGCACAGCGATCAGCAATTCATGATCAATCGACTGTCACAGAGAATGGCTTCGCAGTTTGGGAACGTAGCGGTCATCCGGTATAATGCGTTTGGGGATGTTGGGAGTGATCTCAGCTTCTCGATGGCGATCCTCGATGACGCACAAAATGGCGTTGTGATCACGAGCATTTTTGGACGGGAAGAATCGCGTGTATACGCAAAACCATTGGAGGGAGGCAGCTCGCTGTACTCGCTGTCAGAGGAGGAACAAGCTGTCATAAAAAAAGCGATGAATCCGCCTGTGGGAGCGTAA
- a CDS encoding aminotransferase class I/II-fold pyridoxal phosphate-dependent enzyme — protein sequence MRQMKTPLFSGLLEHANRNPIQFHIPGHKKGMGMHPAFREFIGENALSIDLINIAPLDDLHHPKAMIKDAQELAAEAFGADHTFFSVQGTSGAIMAMIMATCSPGDKIIVPRNVHKSVMSAIIFAGAVPIFIHPAMDERLGISHGITVKAVQKALEAHPDAAALLVINPTYFGIAGDLREIVRTAHNYEIPVLVDEAHGVHIHFHEELPISAMQAGADMAATSVHKLGGSLTQTSILNVREGLVDVDRVKTVMSMLTTTSTSYIFLASLDMARQHLALNGRLLTEQAMKLADKARNMINDIPRIYCVGREILGKPATFAMDPTKLLIHVRDLGITGWEVENWLRDKYNIEVEMSDLYNVLCFVTAGDTDETIQALVNALRDLSVEFAHVQAEEKPTISLPNIPMLSTTPRDAFYAETETVPLNEAAGRVITEFIMVYPPGIPIFLPGEVITEENIAYIRENIRVGLPVQGPEDETLKTIKVVKRQTAISG from the coding sequence GTGAGACAAATGAAAACTCCTTTGTTCAGCGGGTTGTTGGAGCACGCCAACCGGAACCCGATTCAATTTCACATTCCGGGCCATAAAAAGGGTATGGGCATGCATCCGGCATTTCGCGAGTTCATCGGGGAGAATGCTCTCTCGATAGACCTCATCAACATTGCGCCACTGGATGACTTGCATCATCCCAAGGCGATGATCAAGGATGCTCAAGAACTCGCAGCCGAAGCGTTCGGCGCTGACCATACATTTTTTTCTGTGCAAGGGACGAGCGGTGCCATCATGGCCATGATCATGGCCACTTGCAGCCCTGGTGACAAAATCATCGTTCCGCGCAACGTGCATAAGTCTGTCATGTCTGCGATTATTTTTGCAGGAGCCGTTCCAATCTTTATCCACCCAGCGATGGACGAGAGATTGGGTATTTCTCACGGGATTACAGTGAAAGCCGTGCAAAAAGCACTGGAAGCCCACCCGGACGCAGCCGCTTTGCTCGTCATCAATCCAACGTACTTCGGCATTGCTGGCGATTTGCGCGAGATCGTACGAACTGCGCATAATTATGAAATTCCTGTGCTGGTGGATGAAGCGCATGGCGTGCACATTCATTTCCATGAGGAGCTGCCGATTTCTGCGATGCAGGCAGGAGCTGATATGGCGGCGACCAGCGTCCACAAATTGGGTGGTTCTTTGACGCAAACCTCTATTTTGAACGTACGGGAAGGGCTCGTCGACGTAGACCGCGTGAAAACCGTCATGAGTATGCTGACGACCACCTCCACTTCATACATTTTCCTGGCATCGCTCGATATGGCACGCCAACACCTGGCTCTCAATGGACGCCTGTTGACCGAGCAAGCCATGAAGCTGGCTGACAAGGCGCGAAACATGATTAATGATATCCCACGCATTTACTGCGTAGGTCGCGAAATTCTCGGCAAGCCTGCTACCTTTGCCATGGATCCGACGAAGCTCTTGATCCATGTGCGGGACCTGGGCATTACGGGCTGGGAAGTAGAAAACTGGCTTCGGGATAAGTACAACATCGAAGTGGAAATGAGCGATTTGTACAATGTCCTTTGCTTTGTAACGGCCGGAGATACGGATGAGACGATTCAAGCCTTAGTGAATGCCCTGCGCGATTTGTCTGTGGAATTTGCGCATGTGCAGGCGGAAGAAAAGCCAACCATTTCCCTGCCGAACATCCCGATGCTATCGACTACTCCCCGCGACGCCTTCTATGCGGAGACTGAGACGGTTCCCCTCAATGAGGCGGCGGGAAGAGTCATCACGGAATTCATCATGGTCTATCCACCAGGCATTCCGATCTTTCTCCCGGGTGAAGTCATTACGGAAGAAAACATCGCGTACATCCGAGAAAATATCCGTGTCGGTCTCCCTGTTCAAGGACCTGAGGATGAGACTCTGAAAACCATCAAAGTCGTCAAACGCCAAACAGCGATTTCCGGCTAA
- a CDS encoding NAD(P)H-dependent flavin oxidoreductase, producing the protein MREVVPKWGDEMKTRVTELLQIDYPIVQGGLAYLAYADLAAAVSNAGGLGQITAMSLPSPEALREEIRKVRLKTERPFGVNFAIGQYNQSYEPYVDVAMEEGVKVISVTGGNPEPLIRKLDGHDIKKLVLVASVRQAQKAESIGADAVMAVGQEGGGHLGRDDIGTFVLIPRVTDSVQIPVLASGGIGDGRGILAALALGADGVEMGTRFIATKECVHAHAAYKEALLKGTEHDTAVIKRTLGAPARVVRTPGSDHILEMEKEGAVYEQLKPWISGENNRNFIYEGNEQQGFGWAGQVIGLIRDVPYVQELFERMFKDLDVMLERLKGYKGE; encoded by the coding sequence ATCCGAGAAGTTGTACCTAAATGGGGTGATGAGATGAAAACAAGAGTAACAGAACTGTTGCAAATTGATTATCCGATTGTTCAAGGCGGATTGGCCTATTTAGCATACGCAGATCTGGCTGCAGCGGTGTCAAATGCCGGGGGATTGGGCCAAATTACCGCGATGTCACTGCCGTCCCCGGAAGCCTTGCGCGAAGAAATCCGCAAAGTCCGTCTGAAAACGGAACGGCCATTCGGGGTTAACTTTGCGATTGGCCAGTACAATCAATCATACGAGCCCTATGTCGATGTAGCCATGGAAGAAGGCGTCAAAGTCATTTCCGTGACAGGTGGCAATCCGGAACCGCTCATCCGGAAGCTCGATGGTCACGACATCAAAAAGCTGGTGTTGGTGGCTTCGGTGCGACAAGCCCAGAAAGCCGAGTCCATAGGGGCTGACGCAGTCATGGCTGTCGGTCAGGAAGGCGGCGGTCATCTGGGAAGAGATGATATCGGGACTTTCGTTCTCATCCCTCGTGTGACGGATTCGGTACAGATCCCCGTCTTGGCCAGCGGAGGGATTGGCGACGGTCGTGGAATCCTGGCCGCGTTGGCGCTGGGAGCGGATGGGGTAGAGATGGGTACCCGATTCATTGCTACGAAGGAGTGCGTCCATGCTCACGCGGCTTACAAAGAAGCTCTCCTCAAAGGGACGGAGCATGATACTGCTGTGATCAAGCGAACGCTGGGTGCACCTGCCCGCGTGGTTCGGACGCCTGGTTCCGACCACATCTTGGAAATGGAAAAAGAGGGCGCAGTATACGAGCAATTAAAACCTTGGATCAGCGGAGAAAACAACCGCAACTTTATTTATGAAGGAAATGAACAGCAAGGCTTTGGGTGGGCCGGGCAAGTCATTGGCCTGATTCGGGATGTGCCGTATGTTCAGGAACTGTTTGAACGAATGTTTAAAGATTTGGATGTCATGCTGGAGCGCTTGAAAGGGTACAAAGGTGAATAG
- a CDS encoding YktB family protein, with the protein MSTFTGFQQEDFDVFNIDGLDQRMDAIKTIIRPKLEALGQHFAPALSVATGSEMFFHVAKHARRTVNPPVDTWVAWAADKRGYKKHPHFQIGLWGTHLFVWYAVIYEAPAKSEISQALSTHLDEVLALVPNEFRWSGDHTLPDSTPHEALGKAGVQKLVDRLAQVKKAELLCGITIDRHDPVLADKDALLSRLEQTFDVLTRLYNFNRSGA; encoded by the coding sequence GTGTCTACGTTTACAGGTTTTCAGCAAGAAGATTTTGATGTTTTCAACATCGATGGCCTCGATCAGCGAATGGACGCGATCAAGACAATCATTCGGCCAAAACTGGAGGCGCTCGGTCAGCATTTTGCCCCTGCCCTCTCTGTCGCGACTGGATCTGAGATGTTTTTTCATGTTGCGAAGCATGCTCGAAGAACAGTAAATCCACCAGTTGACACCTGGGTCGCCTGGGCTGCTGACAAGCGCGGATACAAAAAACACCCGCACTTTCAAATTGGCTTGTGGGGCACTCATCTGTTTGTCTGGTATGCAGTGATATACGAGGCGCCGGCCAAAAGTGAGATCAGCCAAGCGCTGAGCACACATCTCGATGAGGTTCTGGCATTGGTCCCAAATGAGTTTCGTTGGTCTGGCGATCATACGCTTCCCGATAGTACTCCACATGAGGCGCTTGGAAAAGCAGGTGTCCAAAAACTGGTGGACAGGCTTGCCCAGGTCAAAAAAGCGGAACTGCTTTGCGGGATCACCATCGATAGGCACGATCCTGTACTCGCGGATAAAGACGCTTTGCTCTCTCGCCTGGAACAGACCTTTGACGTTCTGACCCGGCTGTACAATTTCAATCGTTCTGGTGCATAA